From the Acetobacter aceti genome, one window contains:
- a CDS encoding MFS transporter, producing MNSTSASDTSQPVSGEHRRTPHPVRAIIQVTSGNMLEMYDFMVFGYYAAAIGAAFFPSKDPSAQLLQSFATFGAGFLMRPLGAIILGAYVDRIGRRKGLLLTLALMSVGTLSLTLTPSYATIGFVAPLLILCGRLLQGFSAGVELGSTSVYLSEIATERTRGFIVAFQSASQQVAVMAAAAIGVALTAFIAPEQMASWGWRVPLLIGCLIVPVLFFLRRNLKETESFEKIHHHPTFRETLSALLKDWRICLTGIMMVLMTTTSFYVITAYTPAFGHAVLHLSSRDALIVTLLVGLTNFLALPLFGALSDRVGRKPLLIGSTLIAIATAWPAMKWLTADPSFLHLMVVELWLALIYSAYNGGAVPFLTEIVPPRIRTTGFSLAYSLATCIGGFTPAICTWLIGTTHDRSMPGLWLSLAAACGLVATLIARPYDRTGSAS from the coding sequence ATGAACAGCACCTCCGCGTCAGACACGTCCCAGCCAGTTTCCGGAGAACACCGGCGTACACCGCATCCTGTGCGGGCCATCATTCAGGTCACCAGCGGAAACATGCTGGAAATGTACGACTTTATGGTGTTCGGTTATTACGCGGCGGCCATTGGCGCGGCTTTTTTTCCTTCGAAAGATCCGTCAGCCCAGCTTTTGCAGTCATTCGCGACATTCGGCGCGGGATTTCTGATGCGCCCGCTGGGAGCCATCATTCTGGGCGCTTACGTGGATCGGATCGGCCGGAGAAAAGGACTTCTGCTCACACTCGCCCTCATGTCAGTGGGAACACTCTCCCTGACTCTGACACCCAGTTATGCGACAATCGGGTTTGTCGCCCCATTGCTCATTCTGTGCGGCCGCCTTTTGCAGGGCTTCTCCGCCGGTGTCGAACTGGGATCAACATCCGTCTATCTCTCCGAGATCGCAACAGAAAGAACGCGCGGCTTTATCGTCGCCTTTCAGTCGGCCTCCCAGCAGGTCGCCGTGATGGCCGCCGCTGCAATCGGCGTGGCCCTGACGGCGTTCATCGCTCCTGAGCAGATGGCGTCATGGGGCTGGCGCGTTCCCCTGCTTATCGGCTGCCTGATTGTGCCTGTTCTCTTTTTTCTACGGCGTAATCTGAAAGAAACTGAATCCTTTGAGAAAATCCATCACCATCCGACATTCCGGGAAACGCTTTCAGCTCTCCTGAAAGACTGGCGGATCTGCCTGACCGGCATCATGATGGTTCTGATGACCACCACATCGTTCTACGTCATTACAGCCTATACACCGGCCTTCGGACACGCCGTTCTGCATCTGTCATCGCGTGACGCCCTGATTGTGACACTGCTCGTCGGACTGACAAATTTTCTGGCATTGCCGTTATTTGGCGCGCTGTCTGACCGTGTCGGGCGCAAACCTCTTCTGATTGGCTCAACACTCATTGCGATCGCAACGGCGTGGCCAGCCATGAAATGGCTTACAGCAGATCCTTCCTTCCTTCATCTGATGGTTGTCGAGTTATGGCTTGCACTCATTTACAGCGCCTATAACGGCGGAGCTGTCCCATTCCTGACGGAAATAGTGCCTCCCCGCATACGGACAACAGGATTTTCCCTGGCGTATAGTCTGGCGACCTGCATCGGTGGTTTCACCCCGGCCATCTGCACCTGGCTGATAGGAACAACACATGATCGTTCCATGCCCGGACTATGGCTTTCGCTTGCCGCAGCCTGCGGTCTGGTCGCCACACTGATTGCGCGTCCTTACGACAGGACAGGCTCTGCTTCCTGA
- a CDS encoding mannitol dehydrogenase family protein produces MITEKTLSSLPAGVNGPLYDIRKIKNGILHFGVGNFFRAHEAFYVDAILKDDPEWGIVGVGLTGSERSRKKAETFTSQDCLYSLTATAPSGEHSTRIIGCLRDYLLAPADPEAVLKHLVDPEIRIVSMTITEGGYNMDEKTGEFDLNDEDVKTDLQNPDRPETVFGYVVEGLRRRREAGLPAFTVMSCDNLRHNGNVARKAFLGYARARDADLARWIEENATFPNSMVDRITPTVTPDIHEKLNRESGLNDDLPVIAEDFHQWVMEDRFANGRPPLEKAGVQFVEDVTPYEQVKIRMLNASHIMLCFPGVLVACDTVAEAVQDADLRGNVETFLNEDVMPALRAPEGLSLEEYRDSVLHRFSNAAMGDQTLRIAGDGCSKIQVFWTDTVRKALESKRDIARIAFGMAAYLEMLRGVNEKGDHYTPNEPTFKDAQWKLAKSDDFVAALGLPAFDAWRDLDTTALDQKVIEIRKIIREKGVKAALPVR; encoded by the coding sequence ATGATTACGGAAAAGACTCTTTCCAGTCTTCCGGCCGGAGTGAATGGGCCTCTTTACGATATCAGAAAGATAAAGAATGGCATTCTTCACTTTGGTGTCGGCAATTTTTTTCGTGCTCATGAAGCCTTCTATGTTGATGCAATTCTCAAGGATGATCCGGAATGGGGGATTGTCGGAGTCGGGCTTACGGGCAGCGAGCGATCCAGAAAGAAGGCTGAAACCTTTACCAGTCAGGATTGCCTCTACTCGCTGACAGCAACCGCTCCGTCCGGGGAACACTCCACGCGGATCATCGGATGCCTGCGAGACTACCTTCTTGCTCCCGCAGATCCTGAGGCTGTGCTGAAACACCTCGTCGATCCGGAGATCCGTATCGTCTCCATGACCATCACTGAAGGTGGTTACAACATGGATGAGAAAACGGGTGAGTTCGATCTCAATGATGAAGACGTCAAGACGGACCTTCAGAATCCGGACAGGCCAGAAACAGTCTTCGGCTACGTGGTGGAGGGACTTCGGCGTCGTCGTGAGGCCGGACTGCCCGCTTTTACTGTCATGTCCTGCGATAATCTGCGGCATAACGGCAATGTCGCCCGCAAGGCGTTCCTCGGCTATGCCCGCGCCCGTGACGCCGATCTGGCCAGGTGGATCGAGGAAAACGCCACATTTCCCAACAGCATGGTGGACCGTATCACCCCTACCGTCACGCCCGATATCCATGAGAAACTGAACAGGGAAAGTGGCCTGAATGATGATCTTCCAGTGATTGCAGAAGATTTTCATCAGTGGGTGATGGAAGATCGCTTTGCGAACGGCCGACCGCCTCTGGAAAAAGCCGGTGTGCAGTTCGTTGAGGATGTGACGCCCTATGAGCAGGTGAAGATCCGCATGCTCAATGCCTCGCACATCATGCTGTGTTTCCCCGGCGTTCTCGTCGCCTGCGACACGGTGGCGGAAGCGGTGCAAGATGCTGATCTGCGCGGCAATGTCGAGACTTTCCTTAACGAGGATGTCATGCCTGCACTCAGGGCGCCAGAAGGTCTGAGCCTTGAAGAGTATCGAGACAGTGTGCTGCACCGCTTCTCCAATGCAGCGATGGGCGATCAGACACTTCGGATTGCGGGTGATGGCTGCTCGAAGATTCAGGTCTTCTGGACGGATACGGTCAGGAAGGCGCTCGAAAGCAAGCGAGACATTGCCCGCATTGCGTTCGGCATGGCGGCCTATCTCGAAATGCTGCGCGGTGTGAACGAGAAGGGCGATCACTACACGCCAAACGAACCGACGTTCAAGGACGCTCAGTGGAAACTCGCAAAGTCTGACGACTTCGTCGCGGCGCTAGGTCTGCCCGCTTTCGACGCCTGGCGGGATCTGGATACCACGGCTCTCGATCAGAAAGTGATTGAAATCCGTAAGATTATCCGGGAAAAAGGGGTGAAGGCGGCGTTGCCTGTACGCTGA
- a CDS encoding porin yields MRIQKKSLRNLLLSGGTASLFWSAQAMADTGGVDVRALAELVKSQAKQIQALQSRLDAIEHSPARKAPAPSPHHQDVAEVTQAHVRMPIHGDTQTTPSMAAKKSTSDPDVTPVFNDTTMMHATSTASADAGLSSYPLTAAAPGTSGAVSAMPSGSSPVYGVESSIPYSSHTTTVRGLVLKWGRGLPAITTPDGLYSIRIRGRILADYGASFGSDYHNQNVSRTRLRAARLGVEGRAKQLSWVFEADFADNTPTIMSAFATWSMKFGGHLTEFTLGNKFNERGFDGSTGSDATVFLDRDLVANTIVPVKGWYGLGGAFKIFGESWHFVAQISGDDVNSVNSSNNLRDDLTYEARAHWIPYRSKESLIHLGAWGFYEDVKPTAQFTQNIRLLARTDDAFSARINTTPLANSLAGGAEFFAIWKTAWLLGEYGARHMQFRRTYDGADMGGHAGTIQAASLQAGIFLTGETPNYFAHTGQWASPRVLSPVLDGGPGAWEVAMRGDWMDAKDVPSGGNAWVATAGVNWYLVNYARLMLNYSHAHVNNRTSPYPGVTGGNIVGMRAGITF; encoded by the coding sequence ATGCGTATTCAGAAAAAATCCCTGCGTAACCTGCTTCTGTCTGGAGGCACTGCCTCCCTGTTCTGGTCGGCTCAGGCCATGGCGGACACGGGGGGCGTCGATGTCCGCGCTCTGGCCGAACTGGTGAAATCACAGGCCAAACAGATTCAGGCCCTGCAAAGTCGTCTGGACGCCATTGAACATTCTCCGGCCCGCAAAGCTCCAGCGCCATCACCACACCATCAGGATGTCGCTGAAGTGACCCAGGCCCATGTACGGATGCCTATTCATGGAGACACACAGACAACGCCTTCCATGGCCGCAAAAAAATCCACATCCGATCCCGATGTCACACCCGTTTTTAACGACACGACGATGATGCATGCGACCTCCACAGCGTCCGCTGATGCGGGTCTGTCATCCTACCCTCTCACGGCAGCAGCCCCTGGAACGTCGGGGGCTGTTTCAGCCATGCCCTCAGGTTCATCCCCGGTCTATGGCGTTGAATCCTCCATTCCCTACTCCTCCCACACAACGACAGTGAGAGGGCTGGTGCTGAAATGGGGACGGGGACTTCCCGCGATCACCACGCCTGACGGTCTGTATTCCATTCGCATTCGTGGCCGTATTCTGGCGGATTACGGTGCATCGTTCGGCTCCGATTACCACAACCAGAATGTCTCCCGCACCCGTCTTCGCGCCGCCCGACTGGGTGTGGAGGGCCGCGCCAAGCAGTTGTCATGGGTTTTCGAGGCCGATTTCGCTGACAATACGCCCACGATCATGAGCGCCTTTGCGACATGGAGCATGAAATTTGGTGGTCATCTGACCGAATTCACTCTGGGTAACAAATTCAACGAACGCGGTTTCGATGGCTCCACGGGTTCGGACGCCACCGTGTTTCTGGACCGTGATCTGGTCGCCAACACCATTGTGCCGGTCAAGGGATGGTACGGTTTAGGCGGAGCCTTCAAGATTTTTGGTGAAAGCTGGCATTTTGTCGCCCAGATCTCGGGCGACGATGTCAATTCAGTAAACAGCTCGAATAATCTGCGTGATGATCTGACCTACGAAGCCCGTGCTCACTGGATCCCCTATCGCTCGAAAGAATCACTGATTCATCTCGGCGCATGGGGATTTTATGAAGACGTCAAACCCACAGCGCAATTTACGCAGAATATCAGGCTTCTCGCCCGCACCGATGACGCCTTTTCCGCCCGCATCAATACAACACCTCTGGCAAATTCCCTTGCTGGTGGCGCAGAGTTTTTCGCAATCTGGAAAACGGCATGGCTTCTGGGCGAATATGGAGCCAGACACATGCAGTTCCGCAGAACCTATGACGGAGCGGACATGGGCGGACATGCAGGCACCATACAGGCCGCCAGTCTTCAGGCAGGCATTTTCCTGACAGGCGAAACCCCCAACTACTTCGCCCATACCGGCCAGTGGGCATCTCCCCGCGTGCTTTCCCCCGTTCTGGATGGGGGGCCGGGAGCGTGGGAAGTGGCGATGCGCGGCGACTGGATGGATGCGAAAGACGTCCCTTCAGGCGGCAATGCGTGGGTAGCGACGGCCGGGGTCAACTGGTATCTCGTGAATTATGCCCGCCTGATGCTGAACTATAGCCATGCCCATGTGAACAACCGCACCAGCCCGTACCCCGGCGTGACCGGTGGCAATATCGTGGGCATGCGGGCGGGTATCACTTTCTGA
- the nagA gene encoding N-acetylglucosamine-6-phosphate deacetylase, which produces MKLTGQIVLPDRVVSGEVVFDETGIQSVTPRPDAGRRFILPGFIDGHVHGGDGADTMDGVAAIHRLSRFHLTHGTTTILPTTITSPWPEVMDALRAVAEARRASPGNGPIIHGAHLEGPFVSPHKLGAQPPFAIPPTPDRVKEALETGIVRVVTLAPELDHADTAMRRFAEAGVRVSLGHTVAGYEETEQAICRVCTAGGTIGATHLFNAMAPIQSRNPGPVTALMCSDAGYAEMIFDTHHVHPATFRLASRVMGERLLFVTDAMRGTGQPEGPSQLGGQDVIIRDGAVRLPDGTLAGSVLTLDVALRNAVTVGGVSLPAASRLTSTSPAAYLGLHDRGRIAPGLRADLVVMNEGFEVVEVFGGGERVV; this is translated from the coding sequence ATGAAACTGACCGGCCAGATCGTTCTCCCTGATCGCGTTGTTTCCGGTGAGGTGGTCTTTGACGAAACCGGCATCCAGTCCGTCACGCCGCGTCCCGATGCGGGACGGCGTTTCATCCTGCCGGGCTTTATCGACGGGCACGTCCATGGCGGCGACGGAGCCGACACCATGGACGGAGTCGCCGCCATTCACCGCCTCTCACGCTTCCATCTGACGCATGGCACCACGACCATCCTGCCCACCACCATCACCAGCCCCTGGCCCGAGGTGATGGACGCGCTGCGGGCCGTTGCGGAGGCGCGCAGGGCATCACCGGGGAATGGGCCGATCATTCACGGCGCGCATCTGGAAGGACCGTTCGTCAGCCCGCACAAGCTGGGCGCACAGCCACCGTTCGCCATTCCACCAACACCCGACCGTGTGAAGGAGGCGCTGGAGACCGGCATCGTCCGCGTCGTCACGCTCGCGCCGGAACTCGATCACGCCGACACCGCCATGCGCCGCTTTGCGGAAGCCGGTGTGCGCGTCAGTCTTGGCCATACCGTCGCCGGTTATGAAGAAACGGAACAGGCGATCTGCCGTGTCTGCACCGCTGGAGGCACCATCGGCGCGACCCATCTGTTCAACGCCATGGCCCCGATCCAGAGCCGCAATCCCGGTCCTGTCACCGCGCTGATGTGTAGCGACGCCGGGTATGCCGAGATGATCTTCGACACCCACCACGTCCACCCGGCCACGTTCCGTCTTGCGTCCCGCGTCATGGGTGAGCGGCTGCTGTTCGTGACCGACGCCATGCGCGGAACCGGGCAACCGGAAGGACCGAGCCAGCTTGGCGGACAGGATGTGATCATCCGTGACGGCGCCGTGCGGCTACCCGACGGCACTCTTGCGGGCAGCGTGCTGACGCTCGATGTCGCGTTACGCAACGCCGTGACGGTGGGCGGCGTGTCCCTCCCCGCCGCAAGCCGCCTCACCTCGACCAGCCCCGCCGCTTATCTCGGTCTGCATGATCGCGGACGTATCGCGCCGGGACTGCGGGCCGATCTGGTGGTGATGAATGAAGGGTTCGAGGTGGTGGAGGTGTTTGGGGGTGGGGAGAGGGTGGTTTGA
- a CDS encoding GNAT family N-acetyltransferase — protein sequence MNIRDNQADNRFETEVDQITAWLDYQKSDGNLIILHTDVPEALAGRGVGSALVRHAHDVAQAENLKLASRCSFATAWMKKNMK from the coding sequence ATGAACATACGCGACAATCAGGCCGATAATCGTTTTGAAACGGAAGTCGACCAGATCACGGCATGGCTGGACTATCAGAAATCAGACGGGAACCTGATTATCCTGCATACGGACGTGCCCGAAGCTCTGGCTGGGCGCGGCGTGGGGTCGGCGCTCGTGCGTCATGCTCATGACGTTGCGCAGGCCGAGAATCTGAAACTGGCATCGCGCTGCTCATTCGCAACCGCGTGGATGAAAAAGAATATGAAATAA
- a CDS encoding glycosyltransferase — MHKPSLTIVHVGPFMTGLRVGPKHSVQIKLSNGLIRRGHLVLNFADRDVARASSLFGSRKFGRRAVNKALLAFCRQHCPDILLMGHADMIDAETVAAVRGIVPGVRIAQWNVDPLFEPDNVQRIRNKLGVVDKTFISTAGEPLDLMRAGGHAMSFLPNPVDFSVETGRADLVSNLPNDLFYACGHPSRPLREICGREWNMDEFIGFVSSRLPSLRMALGGIEGRPHFSGARYQQVLETSAVGLNISRRADYYLYTSDRIAHLAGNGCVVAIERATGYTDYFSEEEMLFFSDLDELIEKLARLSAEPDMRMRTGTAGRARYAEHFNEQAVAQFMVDVIMDECHPEAMPW, encoded by the coding sequence ATGCACAAGCCCTCTCTCACCATCGTTCATGTCGGTCCGTTCATGACCGGCCTGCGTGTGGGACCGAAGCATTCCGTCCAGATCAAACTGTCGAACGGCCTCATCAGACGAGGCCACCTCGTGCTCAACTTCGCCGACCGCGATGTCGCACGCGCCAGCTCTCTTTTCGGGAGCCGTAAATTCGGGCGACGCGCAGTCAACAAAGCGCTTCTGGCATTTTGCCGTCAGCATTGTCCCGACATTCTTCTGATGGGGCATGCGGACATGATTGACGCGGAGACGGTCGCCGCCGTGAGGGGCATCGTTCCGGGCGTGCGGATTGCGCAGTGGAATGTGGACCCGTTATTCGAGCCGGATAATGTGCAGCGCATCCGGAACAAGCTGGGAGTGGTCGACAAGACCTTCATTTCAACGGCGGGAGAACCGCTTGATCTGATGCGGGCCGGTGGCCATGCCATGAGTTTTCTGCCCAATCCGGTTGATTTTTCAGTCGAAACCGGACGCGCGGATCTGGTCAGCAATCTTCCCAATGACCTGTTCTACGCCTGCGGCCATCCTTCCCGTCCTCTTCGTGAGATCTGCGGCCGGGAGTGGAACATGGATGAATTCATCGGATTTGTTTCTTCACGCCTGCCTTCCCTGCGCATGGCGCTAGGCGGAATTGAAGGACGCCCGCATTTTTCAGGCGCGCGTTATCAACAGGTTCTGGAAACCAGTGCTGTCGGGCTGAATATTTCGCGACGCGCCGACTATTATCTGTACACGTCCGACCGCATTGCGCATCTTGCCGGCAATGGCTGTGTGGTGGCGATTGAACGCGCAACGGGTTACACGGATTACTTCTCTGAAGAGGAAATGCTGTTCTTTTCCGATCTTGATGAACTGATCGAAAAACTTGCCCGGCTCTCCGCCGAGCCTGACATGCGTATGCGCACCGGCACGGCAGGTCGCGCCCGTTATGCGGAGCATTTCAATGAGCAGGCAGTGGCTCAGTTCATGGTCGACGTGATCATGGACGAATGTCATCCAGAAGCGATGCCCTGGTGA
- a CDS encoding sodium:solute symporter: MISVLDPIVIILWLAALITGSLVLSGVVPWRRKKARSPEDLLDAHRSLPAWAICLSIVATETSTLTVISVPGIAYMQGMVFVGLGGGYLLGRIVVARYLLPLYMRGDLASAYQYLALRFGRRMQRLAAVTFLVTRLLAEAVRLFASTLPICALLAARGLSLSPLTVLLGLTGLTALYTAIGGLRAVVWSDAAQFLLYSFGAALCAFLLWRQLTPEQMALLPHSGHLLPFAFHAPILTSPYAPLTALVGGAVLAMASHGTDQLMVQRALAARSLRDAQWAMIGSAVVVTVLFALLSLVGVFLWARHGGLSLPALGFRSPDELFPRFIVNELPAGLSGLLVAGIISATMGSLSSALNAMTGSTFADLIGTAHPASRAVTWAITGFWALALIATACAFSASARSVLLFGFQIAGYSYGALLGAFLLGLLCRWATEYVAITAFAVTVLTMAVVIASVHPEGASIAFPWLVPLGVCITFLVGLPLSFALGRSEQPLVK; this comes from the coding sequence ATGATCAGCGTGCTCGATCCTATCGTCATTATCCTCTGGCTTGCGGCGCTCATCACAGGGTCGCTCGTTCTGTCCGGGGTTGTGCCGTGGAGACGCAAGAAAGCCCGCTCGCCGGAAGATCTGCTGGATGCGCACCGCAGTCTGCCCGCATGGGCCATCTGCCTGTCGATTGTTGCAACCGAGACCTCGACGCTGACAGTCATCAGTGTGCCCGGCATCGCTTACATGCAGGGCATGGTGTTCGTCGGTCTCGGTGGCGGCTATCTGCTGGGCCGTATCGTGGTCGCCCGTTATCTGCTGCCGCTTTACATGCGCGGAGACCTCGCCAGCGCGTACCAGTATCTCGCCCTGCGTTTCGGACGCCGGATGCAGCGACTGGCCGCCGTCACCTTTCTCGTCACGCGCCTGCTGGCGGAAGCCGTGCGGCTGTTCGCCTCCACGCTCCCCATCTGCGCCCTGCTCGCCGCCCGCGGTCTGTCGCTGTCCCCCCTGACTGTCCTGCTCGGCCTGACCGGACTGACCGCGCTTTACACCGCAATCGGAGGACTTCGTGCCGTCGTGTGGTCAGATGCGGCGCAGTTTCTGCTCTACAGCTTCGGGGCTGCACTCTGTGCCTTTCTGCTCTGGCGGCAGCTTACGCCGGAACAGATGGCTCTTCTTCCCCACTCCGGTCATCTGCTGCCCTTCGCATTTCATGCGCCCATTCTGACAAGCCCTTACGCGCCGCTGACAGCTCTTGTCGGGGGGGCGGTCCTCGCGATGGCCTCTCACGGCACGGATCAGCTCATGGTGCAGAGGGCTCTCGCCGCCCGCTCCCTGCGTGATGCGCAATGGGCGATGATCGGAAGCGCTGTTGTGGTGACGGTGCTGTTCGCCCTGCTGTCACTGGTCGGCGTCTTCCTGTGGGCACGACACGGAGGGCTCTCTCTTCCGGCATTGGGATTCAGGTCGCCGGACGAACTGTTTCCCCGTTTTATCGTCAATGAACTCCCTGCCGGTCTCTCAGGATTGCTCGTCGCCGGGATTATCAGCGCAACAATGGGGTCACTGTCTTCGGCTCTGAATGCGATGACCGGATCGACCTTTGCGGATCTGATCGGAACAGCTCATCCCGCCAGCCGGGCCGTGACGTGGGCAATCACCGGATTCTGGGCGCTGGCGCTCATCGCCACGGCCTGCGCATTTTCAGCCTCGGCCCGGTCGGTGCTGCTGTTCGGTTTCCAGATCGCCGGATATTCTTATGGCGCGCTTCTGGGAGCGTTTCTGCTCGGCCTGCTCTGTCGGTGGGCAACCGAATATGTGGCGATTACGGCTTTTGCAGTCACGGTGCTGACCATGGCTGTGGTGATCGCCAGCGTTCATCCTGAAGGCGCCAGCATCGCCTTTCCATGGCTGGTCCCTCTTGGGGTCTGCATCACCTTTCTCGTCGGTCTGCCGCTCTCTTTTGCGCTCGGACGTTCAGAACAGCCTCTTGTGAAATAG
- a CDS encoding AAA family ATPase — MYFNLSFPCLNAAVANIQLNTGELIFVLGANGTGKSSLMQRFVNQNPENVRKISAHRQTWMNNDALELTPATKLQIEMSIKNEDRQTRARYRDIYAAQRASMTVYELVNAENIRARSIAAAVDANDSEGVNEAKKIEAPIAIINELLRQSNIPIKISIHANERLMASKDGGPEYSAAELSDGERNALMIASDVLTAPPGTLLIIDEPERHLHRSIIAPLLSLLFERRSDCGFAVSTHDLDLPLELPRARTLLIRACDFQGQHAWQWEADELPADAPIDDILKRDLLGARRKVLFVEGTESSLDKPLYSLIFPMVSVIPKGSCREVENAVAGGRSAENFHWLQAFGIADGDGYDQDQIEAKRLRGVYVLPFYSVEAIYFHPEVIKKIAIRHTDAVGGDAAAIAEKAILRGIEGIALHTERLSKNIAKKALRKLIMDQIPNDDDLLDGQEVAVTNNGPHIHATKKAKLDRAVVAKDWITILTQCSVRECKALDNIVATLGLRTIAEYEKAVRHLLTVDNDALAFVRGLFGLLPADLEI, encoded by the coding sequence ATGTACTTTAATCTTAGCTTTCCCTGCTTGAATGCAGCCGTTGCCAATATTCAACTCAATACGGGTGAATTGATTTTTGTCTTGGGCGCTAACGGTACCGGCAAGTCAAGTCTGATGCAACGTTTCGTGAACCAGAATCCGGAGAATGTTCGCAAGATTTCCGCTCATCGGCAGACTTGGATGAACAACGATGCGCTTGAACTGACGCCGGCGACGAAATTACAGATAGAGATGAGTATAAAAAACGAAGATCGCCAAACGCGAGCTCGTTATAGAGACATCTATGCAGCACAACGCGCGAGCATGACTGTGTACGAATTAGTGAACGCGGAGAATATTCGGGCGAGGTCTATAGCTGCCGCGGTTGATGCTAATGACAGCGAAGGTGTCAACGAAGCTAAAAAAATCGAAGCGCCGATTGCTATTATTAACGAATTATTACGACAGTCCAACATCCCGATCAAAATTTCAATCCACGCAAATGAACGCCTGATGGCAAGTAAAGACGGTGGTCCTGAATACAGCGCGGCAGAGTTATCTGACGGTGAACGCAATGCGTTGATGATCGCCAGCGACGTCCTTACCGCGCCACCGGGAACGCTTTTAATCATAGACGAGCCCGAGAGGCATCTTCATCGCTCGATTATCGCTCCACTTCTTAGTCTGCTATTTGAAAGACGCTCAGACTGTGGATTTGCTGTCTCCACACATGACCTTGATCTTCCTCTTGAGTTACCGCGCGCACGAACGCTCTTGATCCGCGCTTGCGATTTCCAAGGTCAACATGCGTGGCAATGGGAAGCCGATGAATTGCCCGCAGACGCGCCAATTGACGATATTCTTAAACGCGACCTTCTTGGCGCTCGCAGGAAAGTGCTGTTCGTCGAAGGTACCGAAAGCAGTTTAGATAAGCCTCTTTATAGTCTCATCTTTCCGATGGTGTCTGTGATACCGAAAGGAAGTTGCCGAGAAGTCGAAAATGCCGTTGCCGGAGGCCGTTCTGCTGAAAATTTCCACTGGCTACAAGCGTTCGGCATTGCTGATGGTGACGGTTACGATCAGGATCAGATCGAAGCAAAACGGCTACGTGGCGTCTATGTGCTGCCGTTCTACTCAGTTGAAGCGATCTACTTCCATCCTGAGGTCATAAAGAAAATCGCTATTCGCCATACAGACGCTGTCGGAGGGGACGCAGCTGCAATTGCAGAGAAAGCTATCTTGCGCGGTATCGAGGGTATCGCTCTTCACACGGAACGCTTGAGCAAAAATATTGCAAAAAAGGCATTACGCAAGCTGATCATGGATCAAATTCCGAACGACGATGATCTTCTCGACGGACAAGAAGTCGCAGTCACAAATAACGGCCCTCATATTCACGCTACGAAAAAAGCAAAACTCGACAGGGCTGTTGTGGCCAAAGACTGGATCACAATTCTCACGCAGTGCTCAGTGCGGGAGTGTAAGGCGCTCGATAATATCGTTGCGACGCTTGGACTCCGCACAATCGCAGAATACGAGAAAGCAGTGCGCCATTTGCTTACGGTTGATAATGACGCGCTCGCATTTGTGCGAGGACTTTTTGGACTACTTCCTGCAGACCTTGAAATCTGA